In Fusarium falciforme chromosome 10, complete sequence, a single genomic region encodes these proteins:
- a CDS encoding Magnesium-transporting ATPase, P-type 1 yields MIPLVDSHNHPSFLVSLAIANLEASRKLRKAVLAEGAARLRDPILSRVTSQNMNRPTHEQRIAETMIHRRIKTWPIWLRQLVWASSRSKLQLRSWQTSPESAQDDTQEGILRAFASMPVELVFDHLTSGEHGISDTEALARRRIHGRNAVSSQRPPSCFMLFLSIIPNPFNILLVFLAIINAAMPPPNWKGFAVLMIMVLISCVVRFWQEYQSGMAVFRLQSSITSKFRVRRPSCNSTSTNKQRHSSNEIAVAGGDLVPGDVVILVPGAVVPADCLILESSFLRISQSTWTGESEPVLKVTGSNDLKDEFSLFDLGNLAFMGTSIVPGHGAGLVLRTGDDVLIATMAKEIEKKRQPNSFKKGIRNVTWMLIGFMVVMVPVVLCISGKSTGDWANAALFSISVAVGLVPEMLPAIVNANLARGAHQLSKKRAIVKRLDCVQNLGAMTVLCSDKTGTLTRDEISVHQYTDVMGEGSLDVIELAKVDSSIQGDSGNNMDRAILNCQQPDGGEIPVAHYDKVQAVPFDFERRRSGCIVRGITGSNLLIIKGAFDEVLSLCSSMRFRGKSEHLDHEVRRQLSQRAMRMNKQGHRVILVATRNLGKPQPVDDLELGTLEIGMTVEGMISFVDPPKDDAKDAVARLTELGVRVKVLTGNSLPVALNVCSSLELIQRGDTIEEDAEAITGPDLAALEGSDEFDLAVQRCTVFAKVTPKQKSMIVTSLQKAGHCVGMLGDGINDCIALRDADVGISVDSGAGVAKDCADLILTEKGLSIVVQSVTLGRITHGNTIKYLKMVASSNFGNVFSIVAASAWLPFTPMMSIQLLAQNLLYDISQIAIPWDRVDDEYLREPRRWNAIDIFRFVVVLGPTSSVIDICTYLLGWFYYGVKSTDDKQAVKLFQTHWFLQGLLTQTLIVHLLRTAKIPFVQSRAAPILVFSTASIMTIGFILPWVPAFRPAFSFAQPAPSFVGFLAAELLAYAIEVQLVKMLYIRIFGTWL; encoded by the exons TGCAATTGCGGTCCTGGCAGACAAGCCCGGAATCAGCTCAGGATGACACACAAGAAGGAATACTCCGAGCTTTCGCCTCCATGCCAGTAGAGTTGGTCTTTGATCATCTCACCTCTGGCGAACATGGCATCTCGGACACTGAGGCGCTCGCCCGGCGACGCATCCACGGCCGCAATGCTGTATCCTCTCAAAGACCTCCGTCATGCTTCATGCTTTTTCTGTCGATCATCCCAAACCCGTTTAACATTTTGCTGGTCTTCCTGGCTATCATCAATGCTGCAATGCCACCTCCAAACTGG AAAGGCTTCGCCGTTCTCATGATTATGGTCTTGATCTCGTGCGTCGTGCGGTTCTGGCAGGAATACCAGAGCGGCATGGCCGTCTTTCGACTTCAGTCATCCATCACGAGCAAGTTCAGGGTCCGTCGACCCTCATGCAACTCGACCTCGACCAATAAACAACGACACTCATCAAATGAGATAGCTGTCGCCGGCGGTGATCTTGTTCCTGGAGATGTGGTCATCCTCGTGCCAGGTGCCGTGGTTCCCGCCGACTGCCTCATCCTGGAATCTTCCTTTCTGCGAATCAGCCAGTCTACCTGGACGGGCGAAAGTGAGCCCGTGCTCAAGGTCACAGGTTCCAATGACTTGAAAGACGAGTTTTCTCTTTTCGATCTTGGTAATCTGGCCTTTATGGGCACTAGCATCGTGCCTGGTCATGGAGCAGGACTTGTGCTTCGAACGGGCGATG ACGTACTGATAGCAACCATGGCCAAAGAGATCGAAAAGAAGCGGCAGCCTAATTCATTCAAAAAAGGAATCCGCAATGTTACGTGGATGCTCATTGGGTTCATGGTGGTTATGGTCCCTGTT GTCTTGTGCATTTCGGGCAAGAGTACGGGTGATTGGGCAAATGCTGCACTCTTTAGTATCAGCGTCGCCGTCGGCCTTGTCCCAGAAATGCTGCCTGCTATCGTCAATGCGAATCTCGCCCGGGGCGCCCACCAGCTGTCTAAGAAACGGGCGATTGTAAAGCGCCTCGACTGCGTCCAGAATCTTGGGGCTATGACGGTTCTATGTAGTGACAAG ACAGGAACTTTGACCAGGGACGAGATCTCAGTGCATCAGTACACAGACGTTATGGGAGAAGGCAGCCTGGACGTCATTGAGCTTGCTAAAGTGGACTCTTCAATCCAAGGAGACAGCGGCAATAACATGGACAGGGCCATTCTCAACTGTCAACAGCCAGACGGAGGCGAGATCCCCGTGGCCCATTACGACAAAGTCCAAGCCGTCCCGTTTGACTTTGAGCGTCGTCGATCAGGATGCATCGTCCGTGGCATTACCGGGAGCAATCTCCTCATTATCAAGGGTGCATTCGATGAGGTCCTCTCTCTGTGCTCTTCCATGCGATTTCGCGGGAAGAGTGAACACCTCGATCATGAAGTACGACGGCAACTCAGCCAGCGGGCCATGCGCATGAACAAACAGGGGCACCGGGTGATTCTAGTGGCAACTAGAAATCTTGGTAAGCCTCAGCCGGTCGACGATCTTGAGCTCGGCACACTCGAGATAGGCATGACTGTGGAAGGTATGATCAGCTTTGTCGATCCACCTAAAGACGACGCAAAGGACGCTGTCGCCAGGCTGACGGAGCTGGGAGTCCGTGTCAAGGTCCTCACAGGCAACTCTCTACCTGTAGCTCTCAACGTTTGCAGCTCTCTCGAACTGATCCAGCGTGGAGACACCATAGAGGAGGATGCAGAGGCCATCACTGGACCTGATCTCGCGGCTCTGGAAGGGTCCGACGAGTTCGACCTTGCCGTGCAGAGGTGCACCGTATTTGCCAAGGTGACACCCAAGCAGAAGAGCATGATTGTGACCAGCCTCCAGAAAGCAGGTCATTGCGTGGGCATGCTTGGTGATGGTATCAACGACTGCATCGCCCTTCGAGATGCCGACGTTGGCATCTCGGTCGACTCGGGAGCCGGCGTGGCCAAGGACTGTGCCGACTTGATCTTGACTGAGAAGGGGCTCTCGATTGTAGTCCAAAGTGTCACCCTAGGGCGAATTACACATGGCAATACGATCAAGTACCTCAAG ATGGTCGCATCCTCCAATTTTGGCAACGTCTTCAGCATCGTGGCGGCGAGTGCCTGGCTACCCTTTACACCG ATGATGAGCATCCAGCTTCTCGCTCAGAATCTCCTGTACGATATTAGCCAGATCGCCATTCCTTGGGACAGGGTTGATGATGAGTATCTGCGAgagccaagaagatggaacGCCATAG ACATTTTCAGATTTGTCGTCGTTCTCGGCCCAACCAGCTCTGTCATCGACATTTGCACGTACCTTCTAGGCTGGTTTTACTACGGCGTCAAGTCCACCGACGACAAGCAAGCTGTTAAGCTGTTCCAGACACACTGGTTTCTACAGGG CCTCCTCACCCAGACTCTCATCGTGCACCTCCTCCGTACGGCAAAGATCCCATTTGTCCAGAGCCGCGCTGCCCCGATCCTCGTCTTCTCGACTgcatccatcatgaccatcGGCTTTATCCTGCCCTGGGTTCCAGCATTCCGGCCTGCCTTTAGCTTTGCACAGCCAGCGCCGTCTTTTGTCGGGTTCCTTGCGGCTGAGCTTCTGGCTTACGCCATCGAGGTTCAGTTGGTAAAGATGCTTTACATTCGGATCTTTGGTACATGGCTTTGA